The following nucleotide sequence is from Apodemus sylvaticus chromosome 2, mApoSyl1.1, whole genome shotgun sequence.
GGGCAcgtagcagagacagaaggatcccaccatcaccaccaccatatGGCTCACCTCCCGTTCGGCCTTTTGCGTCGTCGCTGACTCCTGCTGCTGAGCCGCCACCTGGAATTGAGCATAGGgtcccatccctctctcccttgaGGGAGGCATCATGGAGGGGGTCCTCAGCTCTGACACCAGAAAAGATCCCATCCtcgccccctcctctctctgatcTTTTACTCCTTCACCCACTGCCTCTTGTGCAGGGGATGGAAGCCAGTACTCACACCTActaggtaagtgctctaccaaTGAGTTGTAACTCCGAATTTTCATTCCCCCTTTCCCAATACTCCTATCTGACCATGGATAGTCCTGAGGCGGACATGTACTGGCTCTCCCGGGGCCTCCTGAGTTACTCCTACCTTCCCCTCTCAAAAACCACTCACAGCTCTGAGAGTCCTCAGCAATTGGGAGTAGGAGAAGCAGATGAGGGAAAGAGGGATGATGAagcagaagatgaagaggaaCCAGGTGTAGTACTCGCTTTGATACTTGGTGCCCACGGTGTACCAGTCCGGGCCGCAGGAGCACTGCAGGCCCTCAGGGATGAACCTGAAAAGAACTAAGGGTTCGTTCCGGGCTCGCCCTGCGAACTCGAAGAGTGGGGTTAGCTTCTGGATTGGCTTCTCCAGTTGGAAGAATGCCAGGAGAGACTACAGTAATTACAACGGCGGAGTGAGCATTGGTGTTTCCAGCCGCCCCTCTTCCTTACTCTGCCGACTCAGGTCAAAGAATAAAAGGTCATACCCAGCCTCGTCCCACACCAGAGCCCTGCCCTACGCTCTCACCTGCTCCAGCCAAAGAAGGGTGGGATGGACACCCCGATACCGATGGTCCAGGTACTCAGGACCACCATCAGGGCATGCTTGGAGTTGAAGCGAATGTTGCCAAAGGGTTTACAGATGACAATGTAGCGCTCAAAAGCCAGGAAAGCCAATGACCATCCTGTCACTAGACCTGTGGCAAGTGTGAAAAGAGCGAGGTAGACAGACTCCCTGAGCCTGGGGTGGAATATAGGTGTAATTGAGCAAGTCCAGAGAGTTGGAATGGAGTGGAATGCTCACATAGCCCATTGTTAAAGGCCGAATTGCTCAGGGTAGGTCATTAagggccctctctccagccccggttGCCTTCAGTACCTGCTACAGAGCCCAAGAAGGCCTCCAGAGCACAAACGTGGCGACCAAAGAGGAAGTATCCGTGACAGCTGGCGATGAAGACTGTGAAGACAGAGAAGATGCAGAAGAGGAAGCCCCCGAGAGATACATTGACCAGAATGTAGTTGAGGGGCTGCCGCAGCTTTTTGTAAATCAGGGTGGCCACCAGCACTGTGGCATTGAGTGGAGTCCCTACAAAGAAGACAAATCCCATGAAGGCTGCCTGGAGGTGGAAGGCCCATGCGGGAGCAATGTGGTATTGAGGCCCATCCCAGGGCCCCACCGAGGAGATATTCTGAAACAGGTAAAACTCGTCCTCTCCCGACATCTTGCACTTGGGATGCCCTCACCACCACCTCCTGTCCCTCTTATGGACTGTTCTGCTGTCACCCCTCCCCACGGCGCCCTCCTTTAAAGATACAGTTGAGACGCTGAACTGTCCTAAGCCTCCCAAAGACAAAGTCCGGGATTAGAGATCTCTTAGTTCTCACCTAACCCTTTCATGAGCCCAAAGCTGATTGTGTTCTTCAGAGGATAAGAGATTGAGGTCAGAAGCCAGGATAGCAAGGCTGGGTGCTTTGGGGTCAGTATCGGTTTCTGTGGCCTGGAAGACACTGACCTATATTCTCTGGAGATGCTGCCATGTCTCATCCCCACCTCTGCCTTTGGCTTCAGACTCCTCTGCACCTCTCCTGGCCCTTTGTGAAAGACGCTCATCTGAGGGCCCCTATCCAGAGAGCTGGGAAGAGGATGGGTGGGGAGCTCCGTTGGGAGCATTTAAATCACCACTGTGGGGCAGTACAGAAGCAACTGCACCCTGCCTTAGGTCCTGGGGTATGACATACCTGAGCCACTACTGCAGAGTGCTGGGCCTCTGCAGTGAGGTCTTAGGTAGACCTGTAGCCAGTCGGGTTAGGCTGCTTCTTAGATTAGGCTTCTTTTACATTAGAACCGAAGAGAATGAAACTTCTGAATAGCACGGCTTCACTTATAGGTAAGGACTTCAAGAATTAGTCTCTTATccgcatcaccacacccagcctcaaacagaaagcagagaggagtGGACTTGGGTACGGCTAGAAGCTCTTAAAGCCTGCCCCGGAGTGACACGCAGCGTCCTACATCCTAAAAGTCCCATGACCTCCCCAGTCATCAACAGTGGACCAGGTGCTCATACACAGatgtctatgggggccatttctcATCCAAACCATCACAGCAAACTAAAATATgagggccagaaagatggctccgtGATTAAGGACACCCACTACTCTTACACAGGACCCAAGTGTgactcccagctcccacatggtagCTTCCAACTGACTAACTCTAGTTCGAAGGAGATCCAGAGAACTGCTCTGGCCTCCGCAGGcaccaaacatacatgcacacggtatgcatacatacacacgagcaaaacactcatacacataatttttaaaagaaagtttaaaaatactttgttttttaagaaggtGTTAGAACACAGATACCCTGCACAGTGAACAATGCTTCTCCCATACTCTAGGGGTTATTAAGTGAACACCTCAGTACGGGCCATGAGATATCTCCATACAAGTTACCAGTCAGAGGGGGCCCAGGGCTCCCAGAAGCAATGAAAGCTATCGCCATTGCTCCTGATTGCCCATCATTACTAGATGGTGAAACCTTAGTCCTGAACACTGTGTCAtaagagaaatcaagctggaccTCACCTGAACACGTTTCTGCAGGCTAACTCTTATAGTGCCAGTAGGTGCCAGacaggtggggggtgggggtggggcagagaaaaGTCAATGTTATCCAGTAGTGATCCCTAAAAGCATGGAGGTTATAGGGCTAACTTCCTGCATGGATTTTAGGCCTGGTCCACAGGAGGGGCCTATGTTTTGTAAATCTTTTTACaagattgttttttaaaagccCATAGCTTGGGGAGGCCATGGGCCCTAGCCAAAATTACTATTGTTTGATTAAATTGTGCATGCTGTCAAactgccttttaaatatttatacttataCACACAGATTAGTGCCTCTCTCAGCCTTAGCCTGAGAAGCCTCTTTCTGCAGTGGGCAGCAGTTAGTGAGGAGGCTCAGCTGGTCAAATGGCTGAGAACAAGGGACCGTTAAGTGTTCAACTCTAAAGGAAGATTCTCTATcagctctctcacacacactcacacacactcacactcacacacactcatacactcacacacacacacactcatacactcacactcacacacactcatacactcacactcacacacacacacactcatacacccacacacacactcacacacacactcatacactcacacacactcatacacccacacacactcacacacacactcatacactcacacacactcacacacacactcatacactcatacacactcacacacacacatacactcaaggCAAAGCtcagggagagagaacagaaggaatgcagaagtcagaggatCAGGGGAGTGTGTGAAATGCATCTTCTGGCCATGACCTGGCTGTGACCTGGCCATGAGCTCACAGCTGCCatggttacctgcacaagatcaagccaataAGATAATCAGCACCCAGCAGGCAGTAGTAACAGGACTCAGTGGGTTACTGAAAACTAAAAAGGGATGGTGGGCATGGGGATTGTGGGAGGAGGGTGGGTCCTGGGAtgctgaattcaggtcctcatgcttgtgcagcagccataccccccccccccccgggccaTCTCCTCAGCCACCTTTTCCTTCTTCTATACTCAGAAAAGTCTAAAAGTGGAAGTGTGTGTCCCGTCCAGTAAGCACGCTGTGTGAGTTGGATCTCACAGGCatgatctgtctctgtctctgtctctctctgtctctgtctctctctctctctgtctctctctctctctctctctctgtgtgtgtgtgtgtgtgtgtgtgtgtgtcttaatccagagctggagagatggctcactggttaaaagtACTTAACTCCATcttcaggagatccaatgccctcttttggcctctgcagatACTTGtactctcatgtgtgtgtgcacacaacacacacacacaccacagccctaaatacaattaaaataacaaaaatacatttttaaaaactctttaaacaacaacaacaaaaaaaacaaaacaaaacaaaaaacaaaaaaaccaaagaaagaagagatggctcaggagtgcTCTTAAGCaccgtctgctcttccagaggatccgggTTCAATGTCCaggacccacgtggcagctcacagctgtctgtaactccagctccaggggatctaacaccctcacacagaaataatacaggcaaaacaccagtgcacataaaataaaaataaatcaatcatttaaaaaaaacaaagcagtccaggcggtggtggtgcacacctttaatcccagcacttgggaggcagaggcaggcaaatttctgagtttgaggccagcctggtctacagagtgagttccaggacagccagggctatacagagaaaccctgtctcaaaaaaaaaaaatcaaaataaataaataaataaacagatagatagataaaattaaattaaattaaaaaaacaaagccaaagccaaaacTTAGCCTAGCCAGGATATTTGTTGCAGTCTCTTAAATCCTAAGTCAAAAGCAGTGGACAGAGACTAGTCAGCCATTTTGAAAAGACTGACATTCCcatgtgcacgcacgcacacacacacacacacacacacacacacacacacactacccaacACAAATGTTCACCCACAGGCAGGATCCTGCAGAGGGTCCAGAAACCACCTGGGCAGGGCCTGAGGACAGAGCCAAAGGCCACGTGTCAAGCACTGTGCAAATTAGCCTCAGAGTTTCACATGgtttctgactgtcctggactcaAGACACCGGGGCTCTCCTACTCCTAATGTAAGGCTAAGTGGCAGATGCCTCTTTAGCCTCACGGATACCCAGACACGTGCTCAGACAGTCCCCTCCCATGTCAGAGGGATTGGGACAAAGGAATGGACCTGAATTGGAAGGAACCTAGACCCAGTTAAGATGTGACAGATGATCCAGTGAGGTTTAAGCCAAAGAGTATCACCAAAGcacacattctcgccaacaccagGTGCACCTCTCCAGACATCTTGAAGCCATGCGGTAGGGGGCAGATGGGAGATTCTGAAACTAGGGCATGAggcaaaggaggaaggaggaaccaTGACGCTAAATTGGAGGCGCTGTCTTTGGCTTCTTCCCGGGCTCACTAGCCCACTCTCATTCTTGGGaatgcttttcctttctttaaaaaaaaaaattgggccgggcggtggtggcccacgcctgttatcccagcactctgagaggcagaggcaggcgaatttctgagttcgaggccagcctggtctacagagtaagttccaggacagccagggctatacacagaaaccctgtctcaaaaaaaaaaaaaaaaaaaaaaaaaaaatcaaatccaaaagaccaaaaaaaaaaaaaaaaaattgtacctatgtatatgtgtctgagtgtgcacatgcgtgtgtgggTCTGAGCAGAAGCCTgaagagtgtgtcagattcccctgcagctggagccacagagAGCTAGCTGGCTGTGCGCTGCCTGACATTGGTGCTAGGAATGGCCTGGTCCTCTACCAGAGCAGCAAACTCTAAACTGCTGAACCCctacttttcctttctcaagaCGCTGCCTGCAtttctatttctaaatatattctcCCTGAcagtttgagttttctcagtttctctggTCTTCATGGCCTCCTCCCTAAAGAAAAGCACCCCCTCCTCCCATTTGTGAACAACAGATTTAGCTGTACATTATAAACGTTCTGCATCCTAGGATAGGGGGATGTTTTCTTAACCATTTCAGGGATTTTTCTTCTATTCTCATCAAGGGTTCACAGACTCTTACTCCTAAATAGATTACAGTGGACTCCGAGGAATCCATGAATcaacagcagaggcagaagaaaagcAGCAGCAGGGTTAAAAGTCTGAAAGTGAAATATGATCGCCCTGTGACTCGGCAACCGGGCACCCGGGGCCACACAGTTAGCTTCAAACATCCCGGAAATTACTCCTTCACATAGTGAAGGGTCTATGCAAGAGTTAATGTAAAGCAAGGCTAACTACCCATTCTCAGGGTCATGACAGGTAAGACTGCCTCTCTGGGGGACTTCACAGGCAAGACATTGGTGGGACACAGTAAACAATGTCCTCAAGAGCAGGCACGAGAAGTCATCACGGTATCACTGACTCCCAAGATGGACTCACAGTACATAAGCCAGAATCCCTGGATGAGGCAGAATTCTGGAAATCCATGAGGCTCTGCTGGTCCAGGGAAAGTCTGGTATCTGGAGGTTTGAGATGCATTCTCCTTATCCTAATCATTCTTCTTCTCTGGTCAGtatttataaaattcaaaaattaccaaaagaatatacaggctctgggctggagagatggctcagcagttaagagcactgactgctcttctagaggtcctgagttcaattcccagcagtcacatggtggctcacaaccacctgaaatggtgtgtctgaagacagctacagtatacacaTCATATTAAAAAGAACTGTAGATGTATCACTGTGGTAGAGCCCTTGCTTAGCCCGAGGGAAGGGCTTAGGTTCGACCTCGAGTGCTTAGGGTGAATAAAGAAGTACTAGGGCGGTTAGAGTGTTGAAGGGGCAGTTGGAAGGTGTGTGGCTTTGATTTGGGGACACTAAACTTGGGAGGGACTGAagatcttttgggttttttgtttgttttattttgtttttcaagacagggtttctctgtgtagctcttggctgtcctggaactcactctgtagaccaggctggcctcgaactcagaaatatgcctgcttctgcctcccaagtgctgggattaaaggcatgtgccaccactgcccagccaataaaatcttttaaaaaccgAATATACAGGCTCTAACTACTTAGTTAACCCTTTCAAAGACAACTAGGATTAGCGTGTGTCCTggaacacatgtggaggtcagaggacaacttgtgggaggtGATTCTGTCCTTCCACCATCTGGGTCCATCAACCTTGGCAACAGTCACCCTCAcacactgggccatctcaccagcccacttTTGATACACAGGTGACAATGATCTATCTTGACGTGTATTGTGACAATTCTGCTGGGTATGGACCCACAAGATTCTTCAGACACGTGATCGGAATCAGAACGGTCTGACATACTTTACTGGCTatgaggggttgggggggggtgcctgtactggctagttttgtgtgtcaacttgacacaggttggagttatcatagagaaaggagcttcagttggggaagtgcctccatgagatccagttgtggggcattttctcaattagtgatcaagtggggagggccccttgtgggtggtaccacccctgggctggtagtcttgggttctataagaaagcaagctgagaaagccaggggaagcaagccagtaagaaacatccctccatggcctctgcatcagctcctgcttccaggcctgcttgacttccagtcctgacttcctttagtgatgaactgcaacgtggaagtgtaagctcaataaaccctttcctccccaattgcttcttggtcatgatgtttgtgcaggaatagaaaccctgactaagacagtgcccAAGGATTTGCCCGTCTGAAAGCCATCCTCACCCTTGAGAGAAAATGAGGGCACTCCAGAGGTACAGCCAGAGGTACGAGGCACAGCCAGAGGCACAGCCAGAGGCACAGCCAGAGGTAGAGCCTCTCTAGAAAATTCTGTCTGTAGCTTTTTTGATGTAGAAACTCTGTGAACAATGACGGGCCTGGAACCTAACAGCATGGATCCAGGGCGCAGCCATTTTAGTCTGGCACTAAACTGAAGGCAGGTGCTGGTAGATTCCACCAGGATGCTCTCTCCCCACTCCTGCCCTTCCTCCCGTGCAGGAAGCATTTGAAAGCATGGGAAACTGCAAAGATGAGACAGCCAGCGTTCAGTGGGCCACAGAGAACAAGCCTGCCCGAGATTCAGAGCCCTCCCCACCCAAAAGCTCCGCCTGAGACCTAGGTGGGGTTTCAGATCagaaacatcttcagcaaagacactccccccccacccaccaAGGAGAACCATTTCAAGCATGTGCGCTGAGGTCATGGGATGACATGTTAGTAGAGTTTTATTTATAAGCCAGTTGAAACACTGGAGAATAAAcgagccctccccctcccctcccccctccgctCCCC
It contains:
- the Opn1sw gene encoding short-wave-sensitive opsin 1, which produces MSGEDEFYLFQNISSVGPWDGPQYHIAPAWAFHLQAAFMGFVFFVGTPLNATVLVATLIYKKLRQPLNYILVNVSLGGFLFCIFSVFTVFIASCHGYFLFGRHVCALEAFLGSVAGLVTGWSLAFLAFERYIVICKPFGNIRFNSKHALMVVLSTWTIGIGVSIPPFFGWSRFIPEGLQCSCGPDWYTVGTKYQSEYYTWFLFIFCFIIPLSLICFSYSQLLRTLRAVAAQQQESATTQKAEREVSHMVVVMVGSFCLCYVPYAALAMYMVNNRNHGLDLRLVTIPAFFSKSSCVYNPIIYCFMNKQFRACILEMVCRKPMVDESDLSGSQKTEVSTASSSKVGPH